In the genome of Dermacentor variabilis isolate Ectoservices chromosome 5, ASM5094787v1, whole genome shotgun sequence, one region contains:
- the LOC142581845 gene encoding endothelin-converting enzyme 1-like encodes MAPLVSPATVPAEGGTRFTRCWRLIQRSLGVPAVAAYLLDKLASNTTEEILKMTKALRATYNALFSNEAFIWNSVPKSVLSEFQELQATPLFFASGVRSKEQLDAFYEAYPYAREDDSFLDTWLKVCHLADETQRNASGLDLGALLKPNALTLAASTSNKILLTAPALLLPLFSRDGLVSTNFGGLGHVLAHSMLRKLHNGLVSASKNSTSVLERYKAHLECVQHSQINESLSSTPDADGVANADWTTGISGVADLVGLHVAYETFSARLQRRTLPFTNMTEKQAFFSVSCFKFCSMAAAAGRRFATQTSGPAVANGAFAASRERCNAPLRNMKAFADAFKCKPSSPMNPARKCTFW; translated from the exons ATGGCGCCCCTCGTTTCCCCGGCCACTGTGCCCGCAGAGGGAGGCACACGCTTCACCCGCTGCTGGAGACTCATCCAGCGCAGCCTCGGG GTTCCTGCTGTCGCCGCATATCTGCTCGACAAGCTGGCTTCCAACACGACGGAAGAGATTCTCAAGATGACGAAAGCGCTGCGCGCCACGTACAACGCTCTCTTCAGCAACGAAGCCTTCATTTGGAACTCCGTGCCCAAGTCCGTCCTCTCCGAGTTCCAGGAGCTACAAGCGACACCACTGTTCTTTGCTTCGGGGGTTCGATCGAAGGAACAACTAGATGCCTTCTACGAAGCTTATCCTTACGCTCGCGAAGACGACAGCTTCCTCGACACGTGGCTCAAGGTTTGCCACCTGGCCGACGAAACGCAGAGGAATGCAAGTGGGCTCGACCTCGGCGCCCTGTTGAAGCCCAACGCACTCACTCTCGCCGCCTCCACGTCAAACAAGATACTGCTGACGGCTCCTGCCCTGCTGCTTCCGCTATTCTCCAGAGACGGCCTGGTTTCGACCAACTTCGGCGGCCTCGGACACGTTCTAGCACATAGCATGCTCCGCAAGCTCCATAACGGACTGGTGAGCGCCAGTAAGAATAGCACTTCGGTCCTGGAACGCTACAAGGCGCACCTGGAGTGTGTCCAGCACTCGCAGATCAACGAGTCCTTGTCCTCGACTCCAGACGCTGACGGCGTCGCCAACGCAGATTGGACGACAGGAATCAGCGGCGTCGCTGATCTCGTAGGCCTACATGTCGCCTACGAGACGTTTTccgcgcgactgcagcgccgtaCTTTGCCGTTCACTAACATGACCGAAAAGCAGGCCTTTTTCTCCGTGTCCTGCTTCAAGTTCTGTagcatggcggcggcggcgggaagGAGGTTCGCGACGCAGACTAGTGGACCAGCTGTGGCTAATGGGGCGTTTGCTGCGTCTCGCGAACGGTGCAACGCGCCTTTGAGGAACATGAAGGCATTCGCGGACGCCTTTAAATGCAAGCCATCGTCGCCGATGAATCCGGCCAGAAAGTGCACGTTCTGGTGA